One Verrucomicrobiia bacterium genomic window, CCAGCTCAACCAGCGAAAAAGCAAACCCGCCTACCGGCTCCTCCTTAAAAAATTCTTCGCCGGGGAACCCATCCCCGGCATCCCAAACGACCAGCCGCGCAACCAACTCCCCCGCGGCTGGTCGTACCGAAACTTCATGCGGTTCTCCCCGAACCGCTTCGAGCTCACTGCCGCACGCATCGGCCGCAGCGCTGCCGCCGCGTACCGCCCACTCGTCTTCACCACCCGCCGCCACCTCCAGGTCGGTCAGTTTTTTGTATTCGACGACCTGTGGCATGACCATTTCTGCAACATCCTGGACACCCGCCAATGCGGGCGTCCCCTTGAGTTTCACGCCCTCGATCTGGCCTCGGGATGCAAATTCGCCTGGGGCATGCAGCTCCGCGCCGAACGCCCGGACGGCACCGAAACCGGCCTCACGGAGTCTGCCATGCGCTTCCTCCTGGCCTATGTCCTGGCCGAATTTGGTTACAACCCAATCACCGGCACCACCCTCATCGTCGAACACGGAACCGCCGCGATCCGTGAAGACGTGGAGCGCTTGCTCCATTCACTGTCCAACGGCAAGATCACAGTCCATCGCGGCGGCATCCAGCGCACGCCAGCCTTCCCCGGCCAGTTCTCACCAGCTGGCCGGGGCAATCCCCGCGCCAAAGCCCACTTGGAGAGTTTAACCAACTTAATCCACAATGAAATGGGTTTCATCCCTGGCCAAACCGGCCCCACCCGCGATGCCCGGCCCGAGGGCCTGCACGGCCTGCTTCAGTACAACCAAAAGCTCCTCTCAGCCGCCGCCGCCCTCCCCGAGGATCTGGCCCGTGAACTTAAATTCCCTGTCCTCGAATTCCGCCGCTTCCAGGAACTCGCAGGCCAGATCTACGATGCGATCAATTCCCGCACCGATCATCAACTTGAAGGATGGGAAGATCGCCACACCATTGACCCATCCACCGGCCTCCTCCGCCGGCTCTCACCACGCGAGGTCTTCGACGCCGGACGCCCACATCTCACCCCGCTGCCACCCCATGCCACAGCCATGATCCTGGGGCCTGATCTCGGCGTGGAGCGAACCGTCGGCGCCAATCACATCATCGAATTCCAGGACCGAAGCGTCGCACACGCCCGCCTCCGTTTCCTCGCCACCGAGCTCCAACCAGGCTCGCAAGTCATCACCGTGCTCAACCCATTCCATCCCTCAGCGCTTTTCACCTTCGATCAGCATGGCCGTTTCATCGCGGCCCTTCCGCGACTCGATCCCGTGGATCGTGCCGACATCGAGGCCATCCACCGCGCCTGCGGCCGCGCCGCGGCCATCGAGGCCGAACTCCTCGCCCCCGTCGCCGCCCGCGGCGCCGCCCTCACCCGCGCCCGCGCCCACATGCACGCCCACAATGCCGCCGTCCTGGCCCGCGCCGGACGCCCCGCGCCGCCGCCCCCCGATCCTGCCCTCGCCGCCGCCGCCGCCGACGACATCCTCGATACCCAGCCCGAGCGCACCGCCGCCGCCGCCGCCGATGAACTGCCGCCCGCGGCCGAGCCGCCAGAAAATTTCTTAGAAACCATCCTCGACCAACCAACCAACCAACATTCCTAAGATGAACGACCAAGCCCCAACCAACCAACCTCCGGAGTCAACACCACTCACCATGATGCACACCAGGCGCTTTCGCGTGCCTGGAGACATCGTGAACCGTTCGACTTCAGATCTCCCGGATGAACAGCGATCACTCATCCGCTGGCTTCACGCCCATGCGGCAGAGAATGATCTCTCCATTGATGACCTAGCCAAACTGGTCCGCTACGATGCCTCAACCCTCCATCGCGTTTTCCACGGAAAATACGATGGCAACCTTTCCCGTGTCTGCGACGAGATCAAGGCCTTCAAGGCCTTGCACGAAGAGCGCAACAAGGGCCGGCGCCTCGGCTTCATCGAGACTGCTCTAGCCAGGAAGATCTGGCGCGTCTGCGATGCCGCACTCGAGTTTCAGCGCATCGCCGTCATCATCGGCGATTCGCAAACCGGAAAGACGGCCGCACTTGAAAGGTATCGTGAAGATCACAACCACGGCAGCACCATCTACGTCCGCTGTCCCACCAGCGGGACGCTCCGCCTTTTTCTCGATGAAATGGCCCGCGCCATGCGGATTTCACCGAACTTGGTAAAGCACGACCTCATGGAGCGCCTCCTCAGATCATTCGACGACCGAATGCTCCTAATCGTTGATGAAATTCATCAATGTTGTTACGGGAGGGCGGACTCTGCTCTACGCACAATAGAATTCATCCGCGAAATCCATGATCGAACAAAATGCGGTGTCGTTTTGTGCGGGACATCCGTTTTTGATGAGGAGATGGAATCAGGACGTTTCTCGCGCATCCTTGCACAAACCAAGCGGCGGAGGCTTTGCAAGCTCATGCTCCCCAATTCACCGTCCGCCGAAGATCTTAATGCCTTCGCCGCAGCCTACGGCCTGCCCCCGGCCACCGGGCAGCATGCGAAGCTTCAGGCCGACATCATTCGCACCGAGGCCCTCGGCATGTGGCTCTGCATCCTCCGCATGGCCGCCAAGATCGCGGCCAAACGCAAGGAGAAAATGAACTGGGACCACGTCTCCGCCGCCCACGCCGGCCTCCGCTCACTCGAAACCATTTAATCCACCATGAACACCATCATCCAACTCTTCCGCATCTTGCAATGGTATGCCTTCACCGAGACCAGGTGCGCCTGGTGCCGCCCATATCGCCGCATCCGCCGCGCCTGGCTCTGGCCAAAACGCATCTCTCATGGCATGTGCCATGATTGCTTCGTCAAACTCATTTCCAACCCCAATTAAAAAATGAAACACTCGCTCAGACTTCACTTGGAAAACCTCTCCGCAGAGGAATTGAACTTCATCACATCAATCCTCAAAAAGTTCACCGAGGATGACCCCAAAGTCCGCCGCATGATCATCCGCGGCGAAGTCTCCATTCTCGCCCGCGATGGTGGGCATCCCATGTTCATCCCAACTTTCATCCCCAAAGTTCAACACCACCTTCCCCACCACCACGACTAATCCTGATCCCATGAAAAAAACCACACAACCCACAACCCGCGACGAAGCCGTCGAGCTGCTCGGCCAAATCCGCGCCGCCACCATCAACCTCCGCCACCACCAACTTGATCGTGAATCCCGCATCAAGGCCATTGATGATGAATTCCGGCCACGAATCGAATCGTTGCAGGAGAAAATCGAATCCATGTCTGCTGCCCTTGAATCATGGGCTGAATCCAACCCCGCCGAATTCGGCGCCATCAAAAGCATCGAATGTGCTCATGGGCGCTTCGGATTCAGGATCTGCCCACCCGCAGCCAGGTGCATCCGGCCTTTCACCTGGGCCAAAGTGCTCGAAATGATGGAGCGCGATCAAAATTTCCACAAATTCATCAGGACAAAAAAGGAGGTTGATCGCGAAGCCCTCATTTCCGCACGTGAATCCATCGGCCAGGATCAGCTTAAAAAGATTGGTGTTCGCATCGAGCAGGACGAGATCTTTTTCATCGAACCAAGAATCGAAGAATCAACCTGATTCAACCAAAACCCAAGCCCCACATGAAAAATGCGCTCATACAAATTCCTCAACCGCCGACGGCTCCCAGGCGCTGCCTGGCTTGGACGCCAGATGAGATCATCGGCCTGCGAGTCGGTCTTTTCGCCGCCCAAACCACAGGAAAGTTCCGCGATGATCTCATTGAAAAAGCAATCATCGCAATCACCGAAATCTCAGGCTACTCCCGCGAAGAAATCCTCTCGCGAAAACGCGATGAACACCACGCTTTAGCTAGAATGATCATCATGTGGATCGCTGTCCGCGTTGCAAACGCCACGTTCAGCGAAGCCGCACGCATTTTTGGTCGTCACCACGGAGCGATCATGAATGCAGTCTATCGAATTGACGCCTTTCGTGATACCCGGCCCGGATTCGCTGAGTCGCTCGACCGACTTGTTCAAAAAATCACGGCCGAAACCTAATCATGCCAACACCGAAACAAAAAGCCTGGTATTGGCGGGAATGGGCCGCCGTCGTCGCCGAATGCAAGCGCGCCGGCATCCAGGTACCGGACCGCCACGAACTCCATCGCCGCGCACTGGGACACGATTCAAGCATGCTCGAACTCGATAACCACGAGCTCGATCTCGTCATCGCCGAATTTCGCTCGTGGAGCCAGCCCGATGACCTCCAGGCCCAACTCCTACCAGCAGCCCAGCAGCGGAAAAGAAAAATGTGGAAGTTAAACCAGCTTTTAGGCGAGCTTGCAGTCCTTTTGCAACAGGATGGAAATGAATCCGAAAAAACAAAATCAGCCCGCGCCAATCGCTACCTTTGGGCCATCCTGCGCGATAAGTATGGGAATCGTCCACCTGAAGATCTCCGCGACGCCGAACTAAGCCTGCTGCTGGTGGATCTGACTCGCGCCATTTCACGCCGTCGCGAATCAGTTGACGAACCTTTTTAGCCATGCTCGAACAACTCGATCTCCAATTCACCCGCCGTGGCCGGCGCATCCTGGCCCAACGCGGCGGCATGGATCGAGTCCTCCAAATCCTCGCCTCCGCCCCAGATTGGCTCAGCGCCGGCGCCCTCTGCCGAGAGCTCGGCCTCCCACCTACCGAGCACAACAAACGCTGGCTCCGCCTCCTGGCCGAAAACTCCGACGGACAAATCATCTCCGGCCAGCTCGGCTACCGCCTAACCACTAAGGCCTCACTCCAAGAGATCGAGGAATCCGCCACTTGGCTCGAGCACCAGGCCCGCCGCATGGCCGATCGCGCCCGCGCCATTCGCCGCCGCGCCCACCGCCTGATCTAGCCTCCTGTGATCTAGCCTCCTGGATCAAAATCATCCCACCGAAATTAGCAGAAAATGTTGCTCAAAAATTTGTCACTTTATCGTTATCGCAGCCTATTTTGCTAATTTCCCGCCCTCGCTAAAAAAATCCTCATAACTCCCTCATTTCCAGGCTCTTCCATCATTTTCCCGCCTTGTCCATCCCTCCCGTCATTTTCCAGAAGGGAAAATGCGGAAGGGGAAATGCAAAGTGCAAAGTGCAAAAAGGGAGGGGACGGGGGCGGTGGTTACGGTGCCGTTATGAAGTGAGGGTCTTCCGGGACTTGGGTTGGGGGGCGATTTTGGTCTAAAGATTCTTTTTTTCCTGCCGATAGGATAGCTGAGATATTGGGCGGCCTGCCCCGGGCGGGGTGAGGGTCGCCGCATGGAGTTTGCGAGCAGGGATTTTTTGTGTTGCGAGGCTGGGTCATAGTGGTTTTAGGCATGGCGGCCGCATGGCCGGCGGGGGCGGCGTATTTGCCGCTGCTGGGGCCGGGTCCGCTGCGCTATGAGCGGCCGGTGCGGGCTGCCCGGGCGCCGGTTGCGCCGGCAGTGGAGGCCCCGGCGGCTTCCGTGGCGGAAGCGCCCAGCTCCGGGGACGCTGCGCCGCCCACGCCCCCCCCTGCACCGGCAGCGGTGGTGGAGCCAGCGCCGGCAGTTTCCACCAATGTGGCGCCTGGGCCGGTGGAAGTGTTCCCTGGGCCTTCTTTGAACGTCACCAATGTGGCGGCGCCGCCAGCGCCATCGTCGGCGCAGGTTTCG contains:
- a CDS encoding ATP-binding protein; the protein is MNDQAPTNQPPESTPLTMMHTRRFRVPGDIVNRSTSDLPDEQRSLIRWLHAHAAENDLSIDDLAKLVRYDASTLHRVFHGKYDGNLSRVCDEIKAFKALHEERNKGRRLGFIETALARKIWRVCDAALEFQRIAVIIGDSQTGKTAALERYREDHNHGSTIYVRCPTSGTLRLFLDEMARAMRISPNLVKHDLMERLLRSFDDRMLLIVDEIHQCCYGRADSALRTIEFIREIHDRTKCGVVLCGTSVFDEEMESGRFSRILAQTKRRRLCKLMLPNSPSAEDLNAFAAAYGLPPATGQHAKLQADIIRTEALGMWLCILRMAAKIAAKRKEKMNWDHVSAAHAGLRSLETI
- a CDS encoding host-nuclease inhibitor Gam family protein, which encodes MKKTTQPTTRDEAVELLGQIRAATINLRHHQLDRESRIKAIDDEFRPRIESLQEKIESMSAALESWAESNPAEFGAIKSIECAHGRFGFRICPPAARCIRPFTWAKVLEMMERDQNFHKFIRTKKEVDREALISARESIGQDQLKKIGVRIEQDEIFFIEPRIEEST